CCGGGAGGAGGGGGACGGAACGGCGATGTTCCGCGACACGATGGAAGACGGGCCCTTCGCCGAGTGGGAACACACGCACTCGTTTTTCGCCGACGGCGACGGGACGGTGGTCCGCGACAACGTGGAGTACGCCCTTCCCCCGGGCGGTATCGGCCGCGCCGTGTCGCCGCTGGCGGTCGTCGGCCTGGAGCCGATGTTCCGCTTCCGCCACCGGAAGACGCGGGAACTGCTGGAGTAAGTTGGGGGGCGTTCGGCGCCGTTTCATACTACGCTCCACACGGCGGCGCAAGGAGGGGAGAAGCTTCGTCAGGGACCCTCCACAAAGCACTTTTATCGGAATTGTGAACTCGATATCATGTCCGACAGACCGGTTACGGTCGCGGTTTTCGCGTTCGGGATCGCTGTGGGTCTCGTCGGAGTCGTCCACCCGAACCCACCGCAACATGCCACGCTGTGGATCGGGATCGGGGCCGTTTACGCGACGGCGGCGGCCGCCTTCGGCCTGTATCGGGAGCTCACAGACGAGCGATCGATCCCCTTCGCGTTCTCGATCGCCGTCGCCATCGCGTCTGTCCTCCTCACGGTCTGTCTCAGACTGATCGACGTGAAAACCGCTCGGCCGAACGAGCCGATTATCGATCTCACGTTCGTCCTCTGGCGGCCGTTGGTCCTCGTTCCGTTCACTATCGCCTTCCTCTCACCGCTCGGTATCGCGACGAACCAGAACGAGAGGCGGCTGGTCGCGATCGCACTCATGCTTCCGTTCGGTATCGCCGCCGGGAGGTGGATCTTGCGCGGGGTCCCGTGGGGTTCCATGTTCGCTGTCTACTATTTCGGGTTCTTGTTCCTGGGTAGTATCGTCGCCGGTGTCCCGATGTATCTGTACGCAAGTCGGTCGGCCCCAGAGTGACTATCTGACGTCCCGTCTGGTCACTCAAGCGTAGTTCCGAACCACTAAGAGCGGGCCGGGCCTGCCCGACGGTATGCGACTCGAGGACTACTGGGGAGTCGGGCCCAAGACGCGGGACCTGCTCGTCGAGGGCATCGGCGAGGCGGCGGCCATCGAGGCCATCGAGAACGCCGACAGCCGGGCGCTGATGGCGGCCGGATTGAGCCGTGGTCGGGCGACCCGCATCCTCCGACGGGCAAGCGGCGGCGAGGGCATGGCCGTCCTCGCCACCCGCGACACGCGCGAGGTGTACAAGACCATCCTCGACCTGGCGAGCGAGTTCGCCGTCACCCGCCACGCCGAGGACCGCATCCGGGTGCTGACCCCGCTGCGCGACCGCGAATCGATCGACGACCGCATGGACACCGTCCTGTCGGCCGTCGACGCCTGGACGGGCCTCTCCGAGTCCGATCGAGCGGCCGTGGTCGACGCCTTCGAGGCGCACGACAGCGTGGAGGGCGGGCAGCGATCCGCGGTCCGGACGGCCGTCGAACTCCTCGATCTGGGGGTCACCGGCGGCGTCTTCGACCGGGTGGCCGACCTCGACCGGGACGCGCTCGCCGAGGCGGCCGACGCGCTCGCGGCGCTGGGCGACGGCGGCGTCGACCGCGGCGCGGACGACCGACTGGACGAGCTGCGCGACCAGTACGCCGCCGTCGACGAACTCGCCGCCAACCAGAGTCAGGTCGTCGAAACTGTCCAGGGGAACGCCCGCGGGGCCGACGAGTTCCGCGCGGCCTTCCGCCGGCACGTCACCGACGAGACCGGCGTCTCGACGGCCGCGGTCCGCGAGTCGCTGCCCGACGAGGCCACCGACGCGGCGGGCTTTGTCGGCGAGACGCTGCGGACGCTGGCCGACGACCGCCGGACGGCGATGGAGGAGCGGGAAGCCGAGATCACCGCAGACCTGGAGGGCGCCGTGGAGGACGCTCGCGAGGAGATCGACGCCGCCGTCGATGCCGTGGACGACGTCGCCTTCTACGTCTCGCTGGCTCGCTTCGCCGACGCCTACGACCTCACGCGGCCCGTCTTCGTCGAGGACCGCGAGACCATCGCCGTCGCCGGGGCGCGGAACCTGAAACTCGCCGCCACGAGCCGATCGGTCCAGCCCGTCGATTACGCCGTGGGCGACCACGACCTCGACTTTTCGACTGCTGACTCGCCGCCGACCGGCGATCGCGTGACCGTCCTCACGGGGGCCAACAGCGGGGGGAAGACCACGCTGCTGGAGACGCTCTGTCAGGTCCAGTTGCTCGCGCAGATGGGGTTGCCCGTCCCGGCTGAAGCCGCCGAGGTCGACGTCGTCGACGTGGTCGTCTTCCACCGCCGCCACGCCAGCTTCAACGCCGGCGTCCTCGAGTCGACGCTGCAGACCGTCGTCCCGCCGCTGACCGACGGCGGCCGGACGCTGATGCTCGTCGACGAGTTCGAGGCGATCACGGAACCCGGCAGCGCCGCCGACCTGCTCCACGGCCTGGTCACGCTCACCGTCGACGAGGGGGCGCTCGGCGTGTTCGTCACCCACCTCGCCGACGACCTGGAACCGCTCCCCGACACCGCCCGGACCGACGGCATCTTCGCGGAGGGGCTGGACCCCGACCTGGATCTCTCCGTCGACTACCAGCCTCGCTTCGGCACGGTCGGGAAGTCGACGCCGGAGTTCATCGTCTCGCGACTGGTCGCCAACGCCGACGACCGGGCCGAGCGCGCCGGGTTCGAGACGCTCGCCGCCGCTGTCGGGCAGGAGGCCGTCCAGCGGACACTGGCCGACGCCGAGTGGACCAGCGACTAGTCGACCGTTTCGAGGTCCTCGACGGCGACGGCGACCGCCGACTGGCCGCTCGGCGCGCGGTCGTCCAGCGAGACTCTCGCGATCAGGTGTCCCTTCCTGGGCGTGTACGTGACCGACTCGACCGTTCCCGCGACTGTCTGCCCGTCGAGGCGCGTCTGTACCCGCTGTCCCTCCGCGGGTCGCCCGTCGGTTTCGTCCATCGGCGGGTGTGGACGGTCACGGTTCCTGTGTCTTGCGAATCACGACGACTGTGAGCGGCGGGCCGGCTCGATCACATTCTCGTATTATTCACAGTGGATCGTTTGAACCGCCGATACCGTTTGTAATTCGTTTGGCGAATGGGACCGGAGTAACATTTTAGTGGAATTCCGGCGTAGTTACGCGTGACGGAGGTGACACCGATGACCCGGAGTGACGAAATCACGACCGCTCGTGCCGGCCAGCAACCACGGACACCGCGGACGCTGACACGGTACGACCTCGTGCTCGCGCTCATTCCGGCGGTGTTCCTGCTGAGCGTGGTGCTGGCTCATTTCCTGGGGATCCCGATGCGGACGGCCCTGCTCGGCGCGTCGAGCGTCGGCGGACTGGCGCTTCTGGACGCGCTGTTCGTCAACCCGCCGACCCGACCGACGGGGTGAGCGATCGTTCTCTCACGCGAAACGCGACGCCTCGTCAGCGCCGGCGCCGTCACTCGTCGGTGACGGCCTCGGCTTCGGCCTCGGAGACGCGGACGCCCTTCGAAGAGAGGTGGCGCATCCGCCGCTGGGCGAAGTCTTCCTCTCTGCTGCCCCGCGTCGCCAGAACGTAGACCAGCGACCGGCCTTCGGGCCGCATGGTCCGACCGGCGCGCTGGGCACCCTGGCGGCGCGACCCCCCGAGGCCCGACGCGACGACGGCGAGTTCCGCGTCGGGGAGGTCGATCCCCTCGTCGCCGACCCGGGAGACGATCAGCGTGTCGCGGTCGCCGCGGCGGAACTCCGAGAGGAGTCGCTCGCGGCGGCTGTGGGGCATCTCGCCGTTGACGAAGGGGACGTCGAGGTCGGCCGAGAGCTCCCGACCCTGATCGAGGTAGTCGGCGAAGACGAGGGCCTTCTTGTCGGGGTGACGCGAGAGGATGTGGCGGACCTCCTCGCGTTTGGCCGGGTTCGAGGCCGCCAGTTGCCGGCGTTCGTGGCCCTCCGAGCCGACGTACTGGTTCCGGGCGTCGTCGTCGACCCAGGGGACGTACCGGATCTCGACCTCCGGTTCGGCGACGAAGCCGGCCTCGAACAGGGCGTCCCAGTCGGTCCCGATGGGCGGGCCGATCAGTGTGTAGATCTCCTCTTCCTTGTCGTCCTCGCGGACGGGCGTCGAGGAGAGCCCGAGGCGGTGTTTGGTCTGCAGGTCGGCGCTCCGGCGGTGGACCGCAGCGGGGATGTGGTGGACCTCGTCGTAGATCACCAGCCCCCACTCGCGGCTGTCGAATAGCTGCCGGTGGCGGTCCATGCCGGCGGTCTGGTAGGTGGCGATGGTCACAGGCGCGACGGTCTTCTCGCCGCCGTGGTACTCGCCGACCTGGTCCTCGGTGAGGGTCGTCCGCGCGAGGATCTCCTCGCGCCACTGGCCGGCGAGTTCCCGGCTGGGGACGAGGATCAGCGTCTCGCCGCCGACGCGTTCGAGGATGCCCAGCGCCGCGACGGTCTTCCCGGCTCCCGGTGGCCCCACCAGCACGCCGGACTTGGTCTCCATGAACTGGCTCACCCACTCGTGCTGGTAGTCTCTGAGGTCGAGATTCAGCTCCAGATCGAGGGCCTCCCCGGTGTCGAGGTCGCGTTCGTCCTGGACGGGGTAGCCCGCCTCGTAGAGAATTCGCTTGACCTCGGCCACGCGCTCCTCGGCGACCCAGCTCTCGGTGTCGGAGATGGCCGCCCGCAACTGCCCGTCGTCGAGTTTCTCCCGGGCGACGTTGCCCATCAGCGAGTCGGAGGCCGCTTCGAGGACCACGTAGCCCTCCTCGTGGGTCCGGAGGGTGAAGCGGTGGGCGCGCTTCCACTGGTCCTCGATCCACTCCTCCAGTTCCGGCGAGCGCTCGGGCAGCACGTCTCTGACGGTCC
Above is a genomic segment from Halorientalis sp. LT38 containing:
- a CDS encoding MutS-related protein is translated as MRLEDYWGVGPKTRDLLVEGIGEAAAIEAIENADSRALMAAGLSRGRATRILRRASGGEGMAVLATRDTREVYKTILDLASEFAVTRHAEDRIRVLTPLRDRESIDDRMDTVLSAVDAWTGLSESDRAAVVDAFEAHDSVEGGQRSAVRTAVELLDLGVTGGVFDRVADLDRDALAEAADALAALGDGGVDRGADDRLDELRDQYAAVDELAANQSQVVETVQGNARGADEFRAAFRRHVTDETGVSTAAVRESLPDEATDAAGFVGETLRTLADDRRTAMEEREAEITADLEGAVEDAREEIDAAVDAVDDVAFYVSLARFADAYDLTRPVFVEDRETIAVAGARNLKLAATSRSVQPVDYAVGDHDLDFSTADSPPTGDRVTVLTGANSGGKTTLLETLCQVQLLAQMGLPVPAEAAEVDVVDVVVFHRRHASFNAGVLESTLQTVVPPLTDGGRTLMLVDEFEAITEPGSAADLLHGLVTLTVDEGALGVFVTHLADDLEPLPDTARTDGIFAEGLDPDLDLSVDYQPRFGTVGKSTPEFIVSRLVANADDRAERAGFETLAAAVGQEAVQRTLADAEWTSD
- a CDS encoding DEAD/DEAH box helicase — its product is MTDSDDNEGAESGEGDTTPTDEDAATDVEDTAVEDGPLDAEAFADVVQDVGRPVVTASRVAQALDWTQDEASAALDRLAEERAVDRLDVSADPVVWYPTDWSRLVERERVILFPARRQIVVDHPTQFTRAQLSQFAHLVDTTHRGGYLYEIRREDVWGAPYEEFEALLGTVRDVLPERSPELEEWIEDQWKRAHRFTLRTHEEGYVVLEAASDSLMGNVAREKLDDGQLRAAISDTESWVAEERVAEVKRILYEAGYPVQDERDLDTGEALDLELNLDLRDYQHEWVSQFMETKSGVLVGPPGAGKTVAALGILERVGGETLILVPSRELAGQWREEILARTTLTEDQVGEYHGGEKTVAPVTIATYQTAGMDRHRQLFDSREWGLVIYDEVHHIPAAVHRRSADLQTKHRLGLSSTPVREDDKEEEIYTLIGPPIGTDWDALFEAGFVAEPEVEIRYVPWVDDDARNQYVGSEGHERRQLAASNPAKREEVRHILSRHPDKKALVFADYLDQGRELSADLDVPFVNGEMPHSRRERLLSEFRRGDRDTLIVSRVGDEGIDLPDAELAVVASGLGGSRRQGAQRAGRTMRPEGRSLVYVLATRGSREEDFAQRRMRHLSSKGVRVSEAEAEAVTDE